GCCGCATGCAGACCCGCTTCTCACCATGCCGATGTGGCGGGGCGGTGGCCTCGCCCGCTCAGTGGCGACACGTCACGGCTCGGCTCACCGGCACAGCGGCGGGATGCCTGGTCAGGTGGCCTTGACGAACGCCTCGGTGACGAGGGGATAGAGCTTGGCCACCATCGCCTGGGACTTCTTGAGGTCCCCGTCGCCGTCGGAGGCGTCCAGGTTGAGCACGTAGGAACCGCGCGCCATCATGATCGTGCACTGGCTTACAGGGCCGTCGTCCGTCTGCTGGCGCTCGCAGAAGGTCACCACGTCCGGATTCGCGGGTACCCCGGCCGGGGTCCATGGCACGATCGTCGCGGTCCGGCCTTCGCCAGTCCGATACGACCGGCACGTCTTCAACACCGTTCGCAGCTCGCCGATCAGCTTGCGGCCGGGCACGGTCAGGTAGCCGACGACGTGCTGGCGGATCCAGATCGGCGACTTCACCCAGCGGCGTTCGCGTCCAGCGGAGGCGAGTCGATCCGACGGCAGGATGTCGCGACAGAGCGAACGCAGCCGCCAGTCGTCGGAGTTCTCGCTGGTGTGCTCCGTCGTCTCCTGGCGAAACGTCGACAGGTCGACGAGCGCGAGCTGCGCCTGCCGGCCCGCCTCCTCCTTGTTCTTCGGCGCGGGTCGAGGCGGTGGTGGCGCCGGCTTGGCCGTCGGCGAAGCGGGGGCCGCCGCCGCCTGCCACTGCGCCTCGGCCGGTTCCGCGGCGCCACAGGCTGTGAGCCCGCCTACGACCAGCAGCGACAGAATGATCGGCACAACAGGGCGACGCATCGCTGGGCGTTTCCTTCCGTAGGTGGACCGGGCCCGCCCGGGGCCCCCAGTCCACCTGCGTCGCCGCGCCTCGCCGCGTTACGTCAGGCCGGCAGGTAGTCGAAGGTGTCCGGGGCGGCGCCGGGCCGACCGCGGTCCGACGTCGACGCCAAGGCGTAATCTTCGCGGCGCATGCCCCGCAGGTACTGCCGTTTTGCGGGGCCTCGTCCAACACCGGCGAACCGGATCAGGCGTACCGGGCGCCGTGGCGCTCCATCCGCGCCCGCACCTCCTCGGCGTGCTCGGCGGCGATCTCCATGTCGGCGCCTGCCGAGCGCAGCAGCTCGGCAGCAGCCGAATCGGCGCGGCGAGGCAGGGGACCGGGCCGAGACGGCACCCAATCCGCGTCAGTCCGCTAGTTGCGGCGTGACCTCCCCGGCCGCCTCCGCCGCACGAACACGATCCCCCCGATCGAGCTACCCGCGATCGTGGCGATCGTCGGGATCGCTAGTGAGGCGGTGCTGCCCTCTCCGCCCGACTGGATGCCGAGCAGCCTGGGGTCGCGAGTGACCGCGTGCACTGCGGCGAGGGCGTCGGCGCGGGGCTTCCCCCGGTCGGTGCCGTGACCACCGGGCGGCGACGCCGGACAGCTCCGCGAGCACCAGCCGGTCCCGGGCGGGCAGTGACGGCACATGCACGATCCAACGACCGTACCTACCCTGCCGGAGCCGAGGTGGCGAGCCTCGGCGCGCCGCTCAGCTCGTGATCGGCGCGCAGCCGGTACGCGCAGGGCCAGTACGCCTGACAGTCGCGGCACCGCCGAGCATCGTCATCGCACTGACGATGTCTGCCGGCGATTGCCAGCCAGTTCTCCATACCCGAATCCATGGGCTACACCTACCCGGGATGCAGCCAGGGCCAACCCTTCCGTGGCCAGGTGCTCACCCCGGACGGGTTCATTTGGCCAGGACAACAACCAGCGTGGCAAGGGCACCGAGCAGCAGGGTGACTCCGCCGAACATGACGTACGGCCACCGCTCACCGGAGCGCTGCGGCTGCGGCCGAAGAGGCTGGGTCGGCAGGTTCCATGCCGGAGGTGCCGCCACCCCGTCCGGTCGGGCCAGCGCGGCTTATTTGCGGATTAAATCCGCCATAAGCGGCGCTCGAGGGTCAGTGGGCGCCGATACTCTTCACCGCGCGGAAGGTCGGGGTCCGAAGGACTGCGCTCCCGAGCCGCTCGAGGCAGTCGACCGCCAAGGGCAACGACCCCGGTCCTTCCGTCCAAACGTCAGCCGCCGGCGTTTCAGCGGATCCGTTTCTCGGCGTACCCATACATCGGCGCGTACATCCGTTGGCGCAACTACCGCGCCCAACCGAAATCCGGATTCGCCATCAACTCCAAGCTCCGCCACCCGGACTACCCGTTCAAGGCTGCATGATGAGGCGCTAGCCGGACTGCCGCGCCAAGTTGTCGGCGGTGCGCTGTCGCTCTCCGGTGGGCTGTCCGGGGACCCGGGCGAACCGCGTCCAGGCGGAGATCACCTGTACGGCGGCGTGCCACGGAACCGGGTCGGCGACCTCGGAGGGCTCGGCGGGCCGGATCACCGTCACGCCCCAGTGCCGCAGCCGCTCCAGGCTCTCCAGGAAGGCGGGGTGCCGGGCGAGCGCCGGATCCGGGGCCGGCACGGCGACGACCGGCAGGCCGACGGCGATCGCCTCGTTGAGCATCCGCAGGCCCAGGTTGTCGTTGAGGCCGTACGCCCACTTGTTCACCAGGTCGAAGCTGGCCGGCACGACGGCGAAGGCGTCGGCCGGCGGCAGGGGATGGAGCGTATCCGGCTGGTCGTCCTCGCGTACCGGATGGTGGGTGAGATCGGCGAGTCCGTCCCGGTCGATCGAGTCGACCGCGTCCGGGGTGGCGATGAGGTGGACCTTCCACCTCAACTCCTGGCAGGCCGTGATGAACGGTCCGAGCTCGACA
Above is a window of Micromonospora coriariae DNA encoding:
- a CDS encoding flavoprotein, whose translation is MPGKLRSPVLHLVVCHAEPAVELGPFITACQELRWKVHLIATPDAVDSIDRDGLADLTHHPVREDDQPDTLHPLPPADAFAVVPASFDLVNKWAYGLNDNLGLRMLNEAIAVGLPVVAVPAPDPALARHPAFLESLERLRHWGVTVIRPAEPSEVADPVPWHAAVQVISAWTRFARVPGQPTGERQRTADNLARQSG